A region from the Halomarina litorea genome encodes:
- a CDS encoding bacterio-opsin activator domain-containing protein: MTDSVRALVRGPVADALWDLLEREHGVRLTTEPDDPVDCVVASAPVATGDPTQFEDVPLIVLHEDGRAAAAALDAGADRCVHLSGDHEADAAHLAATVRHELETDAARSEYESLLQESLDALADVFFLFDTEMRFLAWNETLTEVTGYTDEEVASMEPLEFIADEDTEPIMTAIARALEEGRATETAFLETSDGQRIRYEFTGTALTDDDGELLGICGIGRDITERHHREQKLERQAERLRTLNRINEVIRNVNRDLVRASTREEIERAVVERLGGEEPYRFAWLGEYDTTTGRVVPRVSAGAGEAYLDAREELTFEDGDTTAETALETREVQIAEYIADRPGVDAWREAALEAGYESAAAIPLVYRDVTYGVVCAYAPREDAFDQTERDVLRELGETIAYAISAAERRRALLADTVVELEFRLNDRSQFPVAASLAGATVEFTGAVPGDDGGLIRFYRVEGTAPSTVLEETEVDGTVVRESGDAGVVRVSADEGLGEVLADFGGAIRSVEADDGEARVRATFPPGTDVRRVVEVVQDFSTGAELVARRERERADAGRNGHDATQALTDRQRTVLTTAYLSGFFDAPRANTGADIAEMLDISTPTFHEHIRIAERKLVEAFLDPRPDAE; encoded by the coding sequence ATGACCGACTCGGTTCGTGCCCTGGTCCGCGGACCAGTCGCAGACGCGCTCTGGGACCTGCTCGAACGGGAACACGGCGTTCGCCTGACGACGGAACCGGACGACCCGGTCGACTGCGTCGTCGCGTCCGCACCGGTGGCGACGGGCGATCCGACCCAGTTCGAGGACGTCCCCCTGATCGTCCTCCACGAGGACGGACGGGCGGCCGCGGCGGCCCTCGACGCCGGTGCGGACCGCTGTGTCCACCTGAGCGGGGACCACGAGGCGGACGCGGCGCACCTCGCCGCCACCGTCCGTCACGAACTGGAGACGGACGCCGCGCGCAGCGAGTACGAGAGCCTCCTGCAGGAGTCACTCGACGCCCTCGCGGACGTCTTCTTCCTGTTCGACACGGAGATGCGCTTTCTCGCGTGGAACGAGACGCTCACCGAGGTGACGGGCTACACCGACGAGGAGGTGGCCAGCATGGAGCCACTGGAGTTCATCGCCGACGAGGACACCGAACCCATCATGACGGCCATCGCCCGGGCACTCGAGGAGGGGCGGGCGACGGAGACGGCGTTCCTCGAGACCAGCGACGGCCAGCGCATCCGCTACGAGTTCACGGGCACGGCGCTGACGGACGACGACGGCGAACTGCTCGGCATCTGTGGCATCGGTCGCGACATCACCGAGCGCCACCACCGCGAGCAGAAACTCGAACGGCAGGCCGAGCGACTGCGGACGCTCAACCGCATCAACGAGGTCATCCGCAACGTGAACCGCGACCTCGTCCGCGCCTCGACGCGAGAGGAGATCGAGCGGGCCGTCGTCGAACGACTGGGCGGCGAGGAGCCCTACCGCTTCGCGTGGCTGGGCGAGTACGACACGACCACGGGTCGCGTCGTCCCGCGGGTCAGCGCCGGGGCCGGGGAGGCCTACCTCGACGCCCGCGAGGAGTTGACCTTCGAAGACGGTGACACGACCGCCGAGACGGCACTGGAGACGCGCGAGGTTCAGATCGCGGAGTACATCGCGGACCGGCCGGGGGTCGACGCCTGGCGGGAGGCGGCGCTGGAGGCGGGCTACGAGTCGGCGGCGGCCATTCCCCTCGTTTACCGCGACGTGACCTACGGCGTCGTCTGCGCCTACGCCCCCCGCGAGGACGCCTTCGACCAGACGGAGCGGGACGTCCTGCGGGAACTCGGGGAGACCATCGCCTACGCCATCAGCGCGGCCGAGCGACGCCGGGCGCTTCTCGCGGACACCGTCGTCGAACTGGAGTTCCGCCTGAACGACCGGTCGCAGTTCCCCGTCGCCGCGTCGCTGGCGGGCGCGACCGTCGAGTTCACGGGGGCCGTTCCCGGCGACGACGGCGGCCTCATCCGGTTCTATCGGGTCGAGGGGACCGCCCCGTCGACCGTCCTCGAGGAGACCGAGGTGGACGGAACCGTCGTCAGGGAGTCGGGGGACGCCGGCGTCGTCCGCGTCTCGGCCGACGAGGGACTGGGCGAGGTGCTGGCGGACTTCGGTGGGGCCATCCGCTCCGTCGAGGCCGACGACGGCGAGGCCCGCGTCCGCGCCACGTTCCCGCCGGGGACGGACGTTCGACGGGTCGTCGAGGTCGTCCAGGACTTCTCGACGGGGGCGGAACTCGTCGCGCGCCGCGAACGCGAACGCGCCGACGCCGGTCGGAACGGGCACGACGCCACCCAGGCGCTGACCGACCGCCAGCGGACCGTGCTGACGACGGCGTACCTCTCGGGGTTCTTCGACGCCCCGCGGGCGAATACGGGCGCGGACATCGCCGAGATGCTCGACATCTCGACGCCGACGTTCCACGAGCACATCAGAATCGCCGAGCGGAAACTCGTCGAGGCGTTCCTCGATCCCCGACCTGACGCGGAGTGA